In Penaeus monodon isolate SGIC_2016 chromosome 7, NSTDA_Pmon_1, whole genome shotgun sequence, the following are encoded in one genomic region:
- the LOC119575415 gene encoding elongator complex protein 6-like codes for MFESVKNALGGSGVTLENGGMILVSETATASANGLVSHFLSWGISNNHPVCFVTLQQTWSHYCNIGNKLGVNLRQHAEKGHVKVIEGLKMTSEVLDGVVEDISDHPFGFLMENCKYPLKNLYCLIKETVKLWKEKYFLLIVDSITSLLSLGVTTKDLDIFIQYCSSLINHSSAKPIGLLVLVTNYDEKDEDVSHVTNSIAHNAIVHLSVRGLSTGLSREVHGDLKLILYDRQKPHLCLPKVQHFQYKMEDKNIKLFAPGTSACVL; via the coding sequence ATGTTTGAATCGGTGAAGAATGCTTTAGGAGGCAGCGGTGTAACTTTAGAAAATGGTGGTATGATTTTGGTATCGGAAACTGCAACTGCCTCTGCAAATGGACTGgtgtctcattttctttcatgggGCATTTCAAATAACCATCCAGTATGTTTTGTCACTCTACAACAAACCTGGAGCCATTATTGTAACATTGGAAACAAATTAGGTGTAAATTTAAGACAACACGCAGAAAAAGGTCATGTGAAAGTCATAGAGGGATTGAAGATGACTTCTGAAGTCCTTGATGGAGTTGTAGAAGATATTTCAGATCATCCTTTTGGCTTTCTTATGGAAAACTGCAAGTATCCACTTAAAAACTTATACTGCTTAATAAAGGAAACAGTAAAGCTTTGGAAAGAAAAGTACTTTCTCTTGATAGTAGATAGTATAACCTCCCTACTTTCACTTGGTGTTACTACAAAAGATCTGGACATCTTTATTCAGTATTGCAGTAGTCTTATAAATCACTCCTCTGCAAAGCCAATTGGATTATTGGTTCTTGTAACAAATTATgatgagaaagatgaagatgTGAGCCATGTAACCAATTCAATTGCACACAATGCTATAGTACACTTATCCGTTCGTGGCCTTAGTACAGGACTCTCAAGAGAAGTtcacggggaccttaaattgatACTATATGACCGTCAGAAACCCCACCTTTGTCTGCCTAAAGTTCAGCATTTTCAATATAAAATGGAAGACAAGAATATAAAGCTCTTTGCTCCAGGCACATCTGCTTGTGTTCTCTAG